CGAACCAGGTGGTGAACGCATTCTTGAACCAGCGCACGCGGCATTCGGCAATGCAGCCGGCCAGTCGCGAAAGCAAATGGTGGGGCAGCAGGTACTGGCTGATGATAAACAGACGCTTGTTCATTAACTGTCCTTAAAAACCTTCGATTTCGACAGGCGTATCGGGATGGTTGCCCCATTCGCCCCAAGAGCCGGCGTAGCCCTTGACCCGCGGATAACCGAGGGACTTGGCCACAAGATAGGTGAAGCCAGAGCGGTGGTGGGTCTGGCAGTGAGTGATGACTTCTTTGTCCCGGGTGATGCCCAGGTGTTCCAGAATTTGCGGCATGTCGGTACGGATCCGCAGATTGCGTGCAGGGTCCATGCCTTCGGTCCATTCGAAATTGACGGCACCGGGGATGTGACCGCCCTTGGCCGCCAGGACTTTCTCGCCGGAATACTCCAGCGGTCCGCGCGCATCCCAGATCGCCAGGTCTGCGGCGCCGAGACGGCTTTGCAGGTACTCGCGGGTAGCGGTGGGCTCATCGTGCAGGGTCAGCGAAACCGGGCCACCGACCGCGGGCGGGACCTGGATCGACATCGGCGAGCCTTCCGCCAGCCACGCCGTCAGGCCGCCGTCGAGGTAGTGGTAGCGCTGGTGGCCGATGACATCCAGCAGCCAGATGAACCGTCCGGCCCAGCCGCCGCCTTCATCGTCATACACCACGTAGACCGCATCAGGGTTATGGCCCAGCTCGCCGAACAGCGCTTCGAGCGCTGCTTGCGGCGGCATCAGGCCCGGCGCCGGTGGCTGGCCGAGCTGCGTGCGTTTGGGATCGACGAAGCGCGCACCGGGAATATGCCCTTCGGCATAGCGGGCACTGCTGGTCAGGTCCACCAGGATCAGGTTGCGGGCGTCGAGGCGAGAGAGCAAGTCGCTCGGCTCAATCACCAGCGGCAAGCCAGAGAAGTCAGACATGTGAGGTCTCCAGGGCACAAAGGGGAGGATTGTAGCGGGTCATTGGCCGCGATGGCTAAAGGTGTGCAGGGCTTTCTCGATGCACTGCGCGGTTTTGCCGAACGCCTGTACGGTAATGTCCGAAAACGGCCCGCCACCCTGGTCTGCGACCACGATCATGATCACGCGGCCGTTGTTGACCAGCGAGCGCAACAGCAGGTGCTCACCGCGAAATTGTGCGCGCAGGCCCGGCGGCAACAGCGCTGAAAACTGCGCGTTGTTCTCCGGGGTCAGGCGCACCTGCGCCTGTTGCGCCAGCAGGCGCTGCAGCACGGTACTCTGGCTGACCACGAAATTCAGCCCCGCCGCCTCTTTGGGCAGCCCGGCGATCTGGTGTACGCGCAGGTTGGCGTGGGTGCGGTCGGCCATCAGGATCATCACCCGGCGCATGCCGCAGGCGATTAGGGCGTCCCGGGCCGAGTTGGTCAAGTGCATGGCGTTGGTGAAGCGGCTGGGCTCCACCAGCAGTTCGGCACATTGCCCGCGCCACTTGGCCAGGTCTTCGGCGGTCGGTGCCGGGGCGGCGAGCATGCCGGCGGGCAGGCGATGGGTGCCCCACGGCCAGAGCAGGGCGAACGCCGGGTGCCAGATATCCGGCTGGGCGTGATGGCGTGCGCTGTTGGCGGCCTGCTGGTGCAGTTGCTGTTGCAGCTCATCCATCGGCATCTGCAGATAAAGGCTGGTCAGGTATTGCCAGCGTTCACTGTGCGGACAGTCCCACGATTGCTGCGCCGAGAGTGCCAGGCCGTTGGCCAGCAGTACGGTATTGGCCGGCTGATTGAGCCAGCGGCGCAGCGTCGGATCATCGTCCAGGCGGTTCTGCTGGCGCAGCGGGTGATCGACGTCACGGGCGATGCGCAGGACTTTCACCAGTTCGCGCTGCTCCTTGAGCAACAGCTTGTAACCCTGCTGCACCCAGATGGGCAGGTGCCAGGTTTCCACGAGTTTTTGCGCGATTCGCAGCAGCCGAACGCCGAACAATTGTTTCTCGACGTTGCGTGCTGACTCGCCCTTGTGGATAACCCGCAGCTCCCATTCCTCGAGTAATTGCGGGTGGGTCAACGCCAGGGGCCACAGCGGCGACAGGAACAGCAGGCTGCCCCAGTGGATATCCTGCCAGAGCCGGGCCAGGCGCGCGGCGAAGAAACCGTTGGCCTGTTGGGTGGCGTGCTGGCTGATCAATTGCAGTTGGCGCAGGGTCACGGGAATCTGCGATTGCGGCACGGCCGGCAGTCGCGCCAGCAACTCTTCGGTGCGCTTCAAACCCAGGCGGGTGATCGCCACCTCAAGGTTTTCCGCCGGTTCCGCCATGCTGCCATGGGTCTGCCGGTTGGCCTCGCGAATGACGCTCAGGGCCAGCGCGGGGCTGTCCTGCATCAACTCGGCGATGTCGCGCAACGAGCTGCGATTATCGCCGATCGCCTTGCAAACACGATCGTGGCTGGCCTGTGGAACAGGCAGGCGCACGCCATCGAGAAGCTTTACCCAGCCTTCGAGCGTGGTCGGTTTTGGAACTGGGACGTTGGTTTCATTAGCCATGGTTGGACGTGATCATCGTCTGCATTACCTACGCCGAAAATGGGCCGAATTGGCTTTTCGCCTGAACTGGCTATAGTCTGGCGCAGTTTTGCCGATAAGTAGAAGAAGAGATTTTTTAACTTCCGAATATGACCTTGAACCCGACTCAGTAAGTGCTCTCCTACCTATGGCTAAAATAATCGGCATCATCGTCGTATTCGCTAGCGTGCTCGGCGGATACGTGCTCTCCCACGGCAAGATTGCCGCCCTGATCCAACCCTTTGAAGTGTTGATCATCGGTGGTGCGGCCCTCGGTGCATTCCTGCAGGCCAACCCTGGCCCCACGACTCTGCACGTGCTCAAGAAATCCCTGAGCATGTTCGGTTCGCGCTTCACCCACACCTTCTACCTGGAAGTGCTGGGACTGGTTTACGAGATCCTCAACAAAAGTCGTCGCGAAGGCATGATGGCCATCGAAGGCGACATCGAAGATGCGGCGGCCAGCCCGATCTTCGCCAAGTACCCGTCAGTACTCAAGGATGAGCGCATGACCGCGTTCGTATGCGATTACCTGCGCATCATGTCGTCCGGCAACATGGCTCCCCATGAGCTGGAAGGCCTGTTCGACATGGAACTTTACAGCCTCAAGGAAGACCTCGATCACCCATCCCATGCAGTGAACGGCATTGCCGACGGTATGCCCGGTTTCGGTATCGTCGCGGCGGTACTGGGTATCGTGGTGACCATGGCGTCCCTGGGCGAGGGTGACCAGGCGTCCATCGGCCTGCACGTAGGTGCGGCACTGGTGGGTACTTTCTTCGGTATTCTCGCAGCGTACGGTTTCTTCGGCCCGCTGGCCCATTCCCTGGCCCACGATGCCAAGGAAGAACTGAACGTGTACGAAGCGATCAAGGCCTCGCTGGTGGCTTCGGCGTCCGGCATGCCGCCATCGCTGGCCGTGGAATTCGGGCGCAAGGTGCTGTACCCGGCGCACCGTCCTAGCTTTGCTGAGCTGGAACAAGCGGTTCGCGGTCGCTAAGTCATGGAAAATAATCAGCCGATAATCGTCAAGCGCGTCAAGCGCATCGCTGGCGGGCACCACGGGGGCGCCTGGAAAATCGCCTTCGCGGACTTCGCGACGGCAATGATGGCGTTCTTCCTGGTGCTGTGGCTGCTGTCGACCGCCACGCCGGAGCAGAAGATCGCCATCGCCGGCTACTTCAAGGACCCGGTCGGTTTCTCCGAAAGCGGCACGCCGTACATCATCGACCTGGGCGGCACGCCGACCCTGGCCCCGGAAAACACCCTCAACCCCGAGGTGAAATCCCAGCCGCAGCCCGACAAGGTGACCGTCGACGCCGAGCAGGTCGAGGGCATGGCCGAGATGGTGGAGAAGGAGCGCCTGGAGCTGTTGCTGCAAGAGTTGCAGAACAAGGTTGAAGAGAACCCGCAACTGCAGAAGTTCAAGGATCAGATCCTGTTCGAGATCACCACCGATGGTTTGCGCATCCAGATCGTGGACGCCGAAAACCGCCCGATGTTCGACTCCGGCAGTGCACGCCTGAAGCCGTATTTCGAAGACATCCTGCTGGCCATGGCCGACACCATCAAGGCGGTGCCGAACAAGATCAGCGTCAGTGGCCACACCGATGCCAAGCCGTTTGCCGGTACCGGCGACTTCGGCAACTGGGAGCTGTCGGCCAACCGTGCAAACGCCGCACGGCGTGCGCTGGTGGCGGGTAGTTATCCGGAAGATCAAGTGGCGCGCGTGGTGGGGTATGCCTCGTCGGCCTTGTTCGATCGCGAGAATCCGCTGAACCCGGTCAACCGTCGTATCGACATCATCGTGCTGACCAAGAAAGCCCAGCGCGCCATCGAAGGTTCGCAAGGCGCGGAACCGGCTCCGGAACCGACCCAAGGCCAGGGCGGCCCAGGTGAAGTGCCGGCCACACCAGCCGACCCGAACGCCTTGCCGCCGGAGAAGGAACCGCTACCGGCCCACGAACTGCGCGAACGCCTGAACCTGTTCGACAACCCGGCCCCCAAACCGCCGGAAGCGCCGAAACAGTGATGACACAAAAAAGCCGACAGTGATGTCGGCTTTTTTGTGCGCCCTGGTTTGGCAAAACACCCCATCCCACCGGCAACCCCCGCCCCTGTAGGAGCGAGCTTGCTCGCGATGGATGTCCAGACACCGCTGGGTGTCAGGCCGTCCACGTCATCGTTAACGACCATCGCGAGCAAGCTCGCTCCTACAGGTTCGGTGTTGTCTCTGTGGGAGCGAGCCTGCTCGCGATGGATGTCCAGGCACCGCTGGGTGTCAGGCCCGCCCGCGCCATCGTTGACGAACATCGCGAGCAGGCTCGCTCCCACAAGTAATCGCTGACCTCTGTAGGAGCGAGCCTGCTCGCGATGGATGTCCAGGCACCGCTGGGTGTCAGGCCCGCCCGCGCCATCGTTGACGAACATCGCGAGCAGGCTCGCTCCCACAAGTAATCGCTGACCTCTGTAGGAGCGAGCTTGCTCGCGATGGATGTCCAGGCAACGCTGGGTGTCAGGCGGCCAGCGTCATCGTTAACGACTATCGCGAGCAAGCCCGCTCCCACAGGTGATTGCGGGCAGCCTTAGGGCAATGCCGCTTTAATAACCACTCTGCGGCAAGCTCGCGATGATCGAGCGGTAGCTGTTCATCCGCTGTTGTTGCACGCGGCCGTCTTCCAGGGCCTTGAGCAGCGCACAGCCGGGTTCGCGGTCGTGTTTGCAGTCGCGGAAGCGGCAGGTGCCGAGCAGGTCGTTGAACTCGATGAAGCCGGCTTCGACGTCGGCGCGGCTGACGTGGCCCAGGCCGAATTCGCGGATGCCCGGGGAGTCGATCAGTTCACCGCCACCGGGGAAGTGGAACAGGCGGGCGGTGGTGGTGGTGTGGGTGCCCTGGCCGGACAGCTCGGACAGCGGCCCGACGCGGGTTTCGACGTCTGGCAGCAGGCTGTTGACCAGCGATGACTTGCCCACGCCAGACTGGCCGACGAACACGCTGATGCGCCCATCCAGTTTCTCTTGCAGTTGCTCCATGCCGTTGCCGTGGTGGGCCGACACTTCCAGCACCGGATAGCCCAGGGTGCGGTAGACCGCCAGCAGGGCATTGAGCGCCGGAGCGTTCTGCTCGTCGATCAGGTCGAATTTGTTGAGCAGCAAGAGCGGGCGGATGCCGGCGTGTTCGGCGGCCACCAGGTAGCGGTCGATCAGGTTGGCATGGGGCTCAGGCAGTGGCGCGAAGACAATCACGATCATGTCGACGTTGGCCGCCACCGGCTTGAGCTGGCCACGGCTGTCCGGGCGGCACAGCTCGGTTTTACGCGGCAGTTGCGCGACGATCACCCCGATGCCCTGGTTGCCGGCACGCCAGACCACCTGATCGCCGGTCACCAGCGCGGGCAGGTTGGCGCGCAAGTGGCAGCGAAACACCTGGCCTGCCAGTTCGCCATCCAGCGCCTCGACTTCGACCTGCACACCGAAGTGCGCGATCACCAGGCCCGTCTGTTCCGGGCCCAGGTCGCCGCCTTCGAGAGCCTCGACCGCCGAGGACTCGCGTTTGGCGGCGCGGGCAGCGCGCTCGCCCTGAATTTTTTCGATGCGCCAGTTCTGGCGGCGATTGAGTTGGCGTTTGGCCATGGGTGTTCCACAAGAAGAATGCAGCGATTAGGTAAAACGGCCGCGAGTTTAGCACGCCCGGCCGCCTCCCTAGGCTAAACTGCGCAGCATTGCCTAGGAGCCGACACATGCAAAACGCGCAGAACCTGATCTGGATCGACCTGGAAATGACCGGTCTGAACCCCG
This DNA window, taken from Pseudomonas sp. MYb118, encodes the following:
- the rhdA gene encoding thiosulfate sulfurtransferase — encoded protein: MSDFSGLPLVIEPSDLLSRLDARNLILVDLTSSARYAEGHIPGARFVDPKRTQLGQPPAPGLMPPQAALEALFGELGHNPDAVYVVYDDEGGGWAGRFIWLLDVIGHQRYHYLDGGLTAWLAEGSPMSIQVPPAVGGPVSLTLHDEPTATREYLQSRLGAADLAIWDARGPLEYSGEKVLAAKGGHIPGAVNFEWTEGMDPARNLRIRTDMPQILEHLGITRDKEVITHCQTHHRSGFTYLVAKSLGYPRVKGYAGSWGEWGNHPDTPVEIEGF
- a CDS encoding HDOD domain-containing protein gives rise to the protein MANETNVPVPKPTTLEGWVKLLDGVRLPVPQASHDRVCKAIGDNRSSLRDIAELMQDSPALALSVIREANRQTHGSMAEPAENLEVAITRLGLKRTEELLARLPAVPQSQIPVTLRQLQLISQHATQQANGFFAARLARLWQDIHWGSLLFLSPLWPLALTHPQLLEEWELRVIHKGESARNVEKQLFGVRLLRIAQKLVETWHLPIWVQQGYKLLLKEQRELVKVLRIARDVDHPLRQQNRLDDDPTLRRWLNQPANTVLLANGLALSAQQSWDCPHSERWQYLTSLYLQMPMDELQQQLHQQAANSARHHAQPDIWHPAFALLWPWGTHRLPAGMLAAPAPTAEDLAKWRGQCAELLVEPSRFTNAMHLTNSARDALIACGMRRVMILMADRTHANLRVHQIAGLPKEAAGLNFVVSQSTVLQRLLAQQAQVRLTPENNAQFSALLPPGLRAQFRGEHLLLRSLVNNGRVIMIVVADQGGGPFSDITVQAFGKTAQCIEKALHTFSHRGQ
- the motA gene encoding flagellar motor stator protein MotA, producing the protein MAKIIGIIVVFASVLGGYVLSHGKIAALIQPFEVLIIGGAALGAFLQANPGPTTLHVLKKSLSMFGSRFTHTFYLEVLGLVYEILNKSRREGMMAIEGDIEDAAASPIFAKYPSVLKDERMTAFVCDYLRIMSSGNMAPHELEGLFDMELYSLKEDLDHPSHAVNGIADGMPGFGIVAAVLGIVVTMASLGEGDQASIGLHVGAALVGTFFGILAAYGFFGPLAHSLAHDAKEELNVYEAIKASLVASASGMPPSLAVEFGRKVLYPAHRPSFAELEQAVRGR
- the motB gene encoding flagellar motor protein MotB; this encodes MENNQPIIVKRVKRIAGGHHGGAWKIAFADFATAMMAFFLVLWLLSTATPEQKIAIAGYFKDPVGFSESGTPYIIDLGGTPTLAPENTLNPEVKSQPQPDKVTVDAEQVEGMAEMVEKERLELLLQELQNKVEENPQLQKFKDQILFEITTDGLRIQIVDAENRPMFDSGSARLKPYFEDILLAMADTIKAVPNKISVSGHTDAKPFAGTGDFGNWELSANRANAARRALVAGSYPEDQVARVVGYASSALFDRENPLNPVNRRIDIIVLTKKAQRAIEGSQGAEPAPEPTQGQGGPGEVPATPADPNALPPEKEPLPAHELRERLNLFDNPAPKPPEAPKQ
- the rsgA gene encoding small ribosomal subunit biogenesis GTPase RsgA; the encoded protein is MAKRQLNRRQNWRIEKIQGERAARAAKRESSAVEALEGGDLGPEQTGLVIAHFGVQVEVEALDGELAGQVFRCHLRANLPALVTGDQVVWRAGNQGIGVIVAQLPRKTELCRPDSRGQLKPVAANVDMIVIVFAPLPEPHANLIDRYLVAAEHAGIRPLLLLNKFDLIDEQNAPALNALLAVYRTLGYPVLEVSAHHGNGMEQLQEKLDGRISVFVGQSGVGKSSLVNSLLPDVETRVGPLSELSGQGTHTTTTARLFHFPGGGELIDSPGIREFGLGHVSRADVEAGFIEFNDLLGTCRFRDCKHDREPGCALLKALEDGRVQQQRMNSYRSIIASLPQSGY